A region of the Stutzerimonas stutzeri genome:
CCTTCAAGGCCAGCCTGATTCTGCCGGCCAGCAGCAGCAACGTTTATGTCAACATCTATGATGATACCGGGGCGGCAGTGAGCCGGATCAATCTGGGTCCACAGGAAGCTGGCAATGTCTCCTTCATGTGGGACGGCAAGGATGCCAGCGGCAATACCCTGCCGCCTGGCACTTACAAATTCGAGGCGCAGGCCACCTACGATGGCGAGACCAAGGGTCTCTACACCCTGCTGCCGGCGAACGTCGACAGCGTGACCCTGGGCGGCAGCGAGCTGCTACTTAACCTTGCCGGGCTCGGCAGTGTTCCGCTTTCCCATGTACAGGTCATTGGTCAGTAACCATCGTCCGTAACTGCCGGCAGTTCCGGCGAAGGAGCTCTTCATGTCGTTCAATATCGGTCTCAGCGGTCTGCGTGCCGCGAGCAAGGATCTCAACGTAACCGGTAACAACATTGCCAACGCGGGTACGGTTGGCTTCAAGCAGTCGCGGGCGGAATTTTCCGACGTATATGCGGCTTCCGTGCTGGGTACCGGCAAGAACCCGCAGGGCAGCGGCGTGCTGATGTCCAACATTTCCCAGCAGTTCAACCAGGGCAACATCAACTACACGCAGAACGCGCTGGACCTGGCGATCAATGGCAACGGCTTCTTCCAGGTCAGCAACAACGGTGCAGTGAGCTATACCCGCGCCGGTTACTTCGGCACCGACCGCCAGGGCTTCCTGGTCGACAACTTCGGCTACAAGCTGCAGGGTTTCCCGGTGGACGGCAACGGCAACCTGCAGAACGGTGTGGTGGGTGACTTGCAGATCCAGACCACCAACCAGGAGCCAAAGGCGACCAGTACGATCAATACCGCCTTCAACCTGAACTCTACGCTGAAGTCGCCGGTTACCTGGCAGACGACTTATGACGCGGCTGTAGATCCGCAGGTTTATCAAGCTGCCTATGACGATACATATGGTGCTCGACTTCCGGTGCTCATCGCGGAGTATTACGCGGATCCAGCCAACAGTGTTGTCGATCCAGATAATCCTTCTCCGCAAGAAATTGCAGATGCAACTGCCTACGCGACTCCGTTTGCTGAGGCGGCTGCTGTGGCTGCGGGTAATAATGCAACTCGTGCTGCCGCTTTGACTGCCGCCAACGCCACCTTCGACCCGACCGACCCGACCACCTACAACAGTTCCACCTCGCTGAATATCTACGACTCCCAGGGTAACGCTCACGTCATGACGCAGTACTTCATCAAGACCGGCGCCAACAGCTGGGATATGAAAATGCTGATCGACGGTCGTAATCCGGCTGATCCCAGTGGGACGCAGCCTTATGTCATGGGGCTGGAGTTCAATTCGTCCGGCGCCTTGACCGGCATCGATACTGGAGGCTCGACGCTTTTCAGTGTCGGTGCCGACCTCAAGGTCACGCTCAATAGTGCCACTGGCAATCCGCCTGCTGGCGGCTGGGTGCCGGCGATTTCCGACGGTGGTACACCGGCCACCTGGTCGCCGAACGGTGCGCTTGCCAATCCCGAGGGCATCGTCATGGATTTCAGTAAATCCAGCCAGTACGCCAGTGCCTTCGCCGTCAACAAGGTCAGTCAGGATGGTTACACCACTGGCGAGCTGGCAGGGCTTGAGATCGATGACAGCGGGGTGATCTTTGCCCGCTACACCAACGGCCAGTCCAAAGTGCAAGGGCAGATCATCCTGGCCAATTTCGCCAACGTTCAGGGCCTGACGCCTGTCGGCAAGACACAGTGGGTGCAATCCTACGAGTCCGGCGAGCCGGTGATCGGCACGCCGATGTCCGGCACGCTGGGCGCGCTGCAGGCCGGTGCGCTGGAAGACTCCAACGTCGAATTGTCGGATCAGTTGGTCAATCTGATCGTCGCCCAGCGCAACTACCAGGCCAACGCCAAGACCATCGAGACCGAAAGCGCCATTACCCAGACCATCATCAACCTGCGCTGATAGCCTGCGTTGAGCCGGCAGAATTCCGCCGGCGTTCTCTTTCAAGAAGGCCCGTTAGGGCCTTCTTTTTTTAAAAAGGCTTCCAGATCAATAGGCTATAGATTCACTTCGCCTATGGCACGTTGCTTGCATTTTGTCCTTTCAACTGAATGGTGGGCGTCAAGCCTGCGTCTCGGAGGTTTCGATGGACAAGATGCTCTACGTGGCCATGACCGGTGCCAGCCAGAACGCGCGCGCCCAGCAAGCCCACGCCAACAACCTGGCCAACCTGTCCACGACCGGATTTCGCCGTGACTTCGAGCAGGCGCGGTCGATGCAGGTATTCGGTGACAGTTTTCCGGCGCGCGTCTACGCGATGACCGAGCGTCCCGGTACCGACTTCACTTCCGGGACGCTGCAGGAAACCGGACGCGATCTTGATGTGGCCGTCGAGGGAGACGGCTGGATTGCGGTGCAGGCGCCTGATGGCAGTGAGGCTTATGTACGTACCGGCAGCTTCAATATCGACACCCTGGGCATGCTGCGGACCGGCGATGGTTTGCCGGTGCTCGGCAATGCTGGGCCGATTGCCATCCCTCCGGAAGAAAAGATCGATATCGGCCACGATGGCTCCATCAGTATCCGCGCTCTGGGCGAAGACCCGAACGTGGTGGTGACGGTTGATCGGCTCAAGCTGGTCAACCCCGATCCGAAGCAGCTGGAAAAGGGCACTGACGGCATGATTCGCATGAAGGATGGGCAGCCCCAGGAGGCGGATGCAGCGGTGCGCGTGACGTCTGGCTTTCTTGAGGCGAGTAACGTCAATGCGGTGGCTGAGATGACCTCGATGCTGTCGCTGGCCCGACAGTTCGAGTTGCACGTGAAGATGATGCGCACCGCCGAAGAAGATGGCGCCGCTGCGGCCCGAGTATTGCAAATCAGCTAGTAAACAGCGCTTGGCGCCCGAATACCGGCGCATGAGGAGAAGAATATGCTTCCAGCACTTTGGGTGAGCAAGACAGGTCTGTCTGCACAGGACATGAACCTGACCACCATTTCCAACAACCTGGCCAACGTATCCACCACCGGTTTCAAGAAAGACCGTGCCGAGTTCCAGGATCTGCTCTATCAGATCCGCCGCCAGCCGGGCGGGCAGTCGACCCAGGACAGCGAACTGCCGTCCGGTCTGCAGTTGGGTACCGGTGTGCGCATTGTCGGTACGCAGAAG
Encoded here:
- the flgD gene encoding flagellar hook assembly protein FlgD — translated: MSTTGGVGGTGSVLDQYQFGKDREVKGNDLGKNEFLELLVAQLNNQNPLEPQENGEFIGQLAQFSTVEGVEKLNSSMETILSGYQSSQALQASSLVGRKVIVPTEKAVVDTSETFKASLILPASSSNVYVNIYDDTGAAVSRINLGPQEAGNVSFMWDGKDASGNTLPPGTYKFEAQATYDGETKGLYTLLPANVDSVTLGGSELLLNLAGLGSVPLSHVQVIGQ
- a CDS encoding flagellar hook protein FlgE, producing the protein MSFNIGLSGLRAASKDLNVTGNNIANAGTVGFKQSRAEFSDVYAASVLGTGKNPQGSGVLMSNISQQFNQGNINYTQNALDLAINGNGFFQVSNNGAVSYTRAGYFGTDRQGFLVDNFGYKLQGFPVDGNGNLQNGVVGDLQIQTTNQEPKATSTINTAFNLNSTLKSPVTWQTTYDAAVDPQVYQAAYDDTYGARLPVLIAEYYADPANSVVDPDNPSPQEIADATAYATPFAEAAAVAAGNNATRAAALTAANATFDPTDPTTYNSSTSLNIYDSQGNAHVMTQYFIKTGANSWDMKMLIDGRNPADPSGTQPYVMGLEFNSSGALTGIDTGGSTLFSVGADLKVTLNSATGNPPAGGWVPAISDGGTPATWSPNGALANPEGIVMDFSKSSQYASAFAVNKVSQDGYTTGELAGLEIDDSGVIFARYTNGQSKVQGQIILANFANVQGLTPVGKTQWVQSYESGEPVIGTPMSGTLGALQAGALEDSNVELSDQLVNLIVAQRNYQANAKTIETESAITQTIINLR
- the flgF gene encoding flagellar basal-body rod protein FlgF translates to MDKMLYVAMTGASQNARAQQAHANNLANLSTTGFRRDFEQARSMQVFGDSFPARVYAMTERPGTDFTSGTLQETGRDLDVAVEGDGWIAVQAPDGSEAYVRTGSFNIDTLGMLRTGDGLPVLGNAGPIAIPPEEKIDIGHDGSISIRALGEDPNVVVTVDRLKLVNPDPKQLEKGTDGMIRMKDGQPQEADAAVRVTSGFLEASNVNAVAEMTSMLSLARQFELHVKMMRTAEEDGAAAARVLQIS